One Hydrogenispora ethanolica DNA segment encodes these proteins:
- a CDS encoding RidA family protein produces the protein MDVYQRLQELNIELPSPPPKGGVYTQAREFGSNMCYLSGFGTDINGVQNYQGKLGKEYTIEQGQQAAVNCILNILAVLHHKLGDLNRIRRFVKMLAFVASENHFSSQPAVANGASQLLLDVFGEEVGLPARSAIGVNVLPGDIPVEIELLVEVK, from the coding sequence ATGGATGTCTATCAGCGTTTGCAGGAGTTAAATATTGAGTTGCCTTCCCCGCCCCCCAAAGGTGGAGTCTACACCCAGGCCAGGGAGTTTGGGAGCAACATGTGCTACCTGTCCGGGTTTGGCACGGACATCAATGGCGTGCAGAACTATCAAGGAAAACTGGGAAAGGAATATACCATTGAGCAGGGGCAGCAGGCTGCAGTCAATTGCATCCTGAATATTTTAGCCGTGCTCCATCATAAACTGGGCGATCTGAACCGGATCCGGCGCTTCGTCAAGATGCTGGCCTTTGTGGCCAGTGAAAATCATTTCTCCAGTCAGCCCGCGGTAGCCAATGGCGCCAGCCAACTTTTGCTGGACGTTTTCGGCGAAGAGGTCGGCTTGCCGGCCCGCTCGGCGATTGGGGTAAACGTGCTGCCCGGCGATATTCCGGTGGAGATCGAACTTCTGGTTGAAGTAAAATAA
- a CDS encoding LacI family DNA-binding transcriptional regulator: MNLKKVTITDIAHEAQVSISTVSRVLTGSAGVNDEIREKVQALAQEMGYKPPAHPAARKIATKAIAFLVESSDVFVNGASFFGKFLAGVHQVLEPREYQVILRTAKREVDSRQQIAEMLESGITGFILAQTQIHDPFVKVFQDLQCPFVTLGRTIGVLNTPYVDVDSFGGAYAAVSALTGRGHRHIAHISGRLNTLAAMARLEGYRKALQDAELKYDERYTVEGGESQQEAYDATLQLLNQTDLTPPTGIFVYNDFLTVGVMSALHDRGIRVPADLALIGFDDDEASSFAVPPLASVRWPAIEMGRKAAEMVLVLLAGEPLQERQVVLPTEVVERESLGATVECRDHRVV, translated from the coding sequence GTGAATCTCAAAAAGGTGACCATTACCGATATCGCCCATGAAGCGCAAGTATCCATCAGCACGGTTTCCCGGGTTCTGACCGGAAGTGCCGGCGTGAATGATGAGATTCGCGAAAAAGTGCAGGCATTGGCGCAGGAAATGGGCTATAAGCCCCCGGCCCATCCGGCCGCCCGCAAAATTGCCACCAAAGCCATTGCCTTTTTGGTCGAAAGTTCGGATGTGTTTGTGAACGGCGCTTCATTTTTCGGCAAGTTCTTGGCGGGCGTGCATCAAGTGTTGGAACCGCGAGAATATCAAGTCATTTTGCGTACCGCCAAGCGGGAAGTGGATTCCAGGCAACAGATCGCCGAGATGCTTGAGAGCGGCATCACCGGCTTTATTCTGGCCCAGACGCAGATCCATGACCCGTTCGTGAAGGTGTTTCAGGATTTGCAATGTCCCTTTGTGACATTGGGCCGGACGATCGGCGTCTTAAACACCCCGTATGTCGATGTCGACAGTTTCGGCGGGGCCTATGCCGCCGTCTCGGCCTTGACGGGCCGGGGACACCGGCATATCGCGCATATCAGCGGCAGGTTAAACACCTTGGCCGCCATGGCCCGCCTGGAGGGATACCGGAAGGCCCTTCAGGACGCGGAGCTGAAATACGACGAACGTTATACCGTGGAAGGAGGCGAGTCCCAGCAGGAAGCATATGATGCGACGCTCCAATTATTGAACCAGACGGATCTGACTCCGCCTACTGGAATCTTTGTATATAATGACTTTTTAACGGTGGGGGTCATGAGCGCCTTGCACGATCGCGGAATACGGGTCCCCGCCGATCTGGCTTTGATCGGCTTTGATGATGATGAGGCATCGTCATTTGCGGTTCCGCCCCTAGCATCGGTGCGCTGGCCCGCCATTGAAATGGGCAGGAAGGCCGCTGAAATGGTACTGGTGCTTCTGGCCGGCGAACCGCTGCAAGAACGGCAGGTCGTTCTGCCGACCGAGGTCGTGGAAAGGGAGTCGCTCGGCGCAACGGTGGAGTGCCGGGATCATCGGGTGGTTTAA